From Punica granatum isolate Tunisia-2019 chromosome 1, ASM765513v2, whole genome shotgun sequence:
ggttctatgggtttttatgggtttcctatttaatgtaaaaattggttggttgtgtaaagatttgaactcatgacctcttacttttcatattagcatactaccaaccaagccaccaccacttttttgttcttttaactctacttttaagtacttattaaaataaaatatttattttgaagtaagaaatattaaatatagatactttcttatactattgttatatttctttaaaatcatcatacttttatcttaattatcataatttttttaataatatgaatatttattttattttaaataaacgagcggtccgacccatcgaacccccggttggacccataaacccatgaccccgtaccccttccggttcatcatccggtccggttctgataacactggttGGTAGTCTCGTCGTCTCTCTCGGTTTGTGGCTCTCGGAGGATGCCGTATACCAACGCTGCTGCCAAACCGCCGACAACAGGGGACACCATGAAGACCCAAAGATTCTTGTACTCTCCAGAGACGATAGCAGGGCCGACACTCCTTGCAGGGTTCATCGAAGCTCCAGTTATCGGCCTGCAAGCAACACTTGGTCTTGAGACTTGAAGATGGAGAAACAATTGCGTTACTTTCAACTTAAACCTTTTAGAGAAACCGGTCTGTTAATACTCGAGTTAGCGCATATTGCGATACAATTCATAGTTTATCACTTTGTTTACCCGGCAATCATAACGTTGAACATCACGGTGCCACCAATTGCAGCTCCGGACGAGCCTTTACTCTGCAACCAATGAGGCCAAAGTTGGAATTGATTCGGGCATTGTTACGTCACAGCAAATTCATGCTTGTGTATGGAACTAGATTGAGGACTGTTGTCTTACAGCTCGGGGATCAGTAGCGACCCCGCAGATAGTGAACACCAAAAAGAAGGTGATTATGAATTCCCATGCGATGGCTTCGAGATCAGTAGTCGTATCCTTGTACTGAGTTGCCATTGCCTTGATGTTGCTGTCCGGGCCATGAAACAGCGCTCTCAGGGTGAGGCTCGCCCCCATTGCACCGAGGAACTGACACAAAATATACATTGGCGTCTGCTAGGGCCCAAAATATGAAAGAGAAAACAAGAGTTCAGCCATTATTAGTTAAACTGGAAAATCTCtcgagagaaaaagaatgagtGCATCAGAAGACAGTTAAAAGCTTACGAGTTTCCATGAGAGTTGCCGGGAAGCGGCTAATGAGATGGTGACAGCAGGATTAAAATGGCCGCCCGAGATGTGCCCGACTGCATATATCATGACCATCAGAACTAGTCCCCAGACCAGTCCGATTCCCACGATCGTGAGGCTCTGTATCTGGTTCACAAGAGCAGCTCCACACCCCGCAAAGATGAGAACGTAAGTGCCTACCAGCTCTGCAACTAACTGAACTCGCGATATCACCAAAGGAAGTTGGATTAATCAGAACGCCAACAGAGGGTACTGAATAACTATATCGCATTTTTCCTCGAAAAAGAATACCTTTTGGAAGTTCGAGGGCAATGCAATGGCAGCTGAGGATAATTTGTGGGGCCGGGGCCGATTACGCTTCACTTCCTCCATGATAGAGTGGTTGGTGGGTAGCTCGTGTTTTGGAGAGACAATGGTAATGGAAGGCGAGCTATCCATTGAAGGAGCACTTATTAGTAATCCAGGGAGTGTGATGGCATCTCCTTATAGTTCGAGAACGTAGAACGTTGTTTTGTTTATTGGAGGTGACGACTCGTTcatcgaaaaagaaatatttggCCTTTGTCCTCATAAGTTTCGCAAACGTTCAGTTTATTGGAGGTGATGACTCGTCCATCGAAAAAGAGATATTTGGCCTTTGTCCTCGCAAGCTTCCCGATCCCGAGAATCCGAGTTCATTATCTTGAAGTCATTTTCGAAGATAGGCCTGCTTGCTTTGTTTTTCTGGGATTGTCATTCTGTTCCTCCATGAACAGGAATAAACGGCAAGCCCAGCGGCTTATGCAATTCAGACAGAGGAGAAATACGACTGGATAACAGAATCAGCACAGAGAATAATTCAAGCCGTgtataattataattgtgAGTCAAAAACGACTGTTTTACTCGGTCCACAAGCAAGACAAATGAGAAATCGACCACTGAAGCATCTAGAGGATCTAATCTATGAATGGCACTGTCATAAAAACATCAACTAGCACGGGAGACTTTGGAAGCCCACCTTCGGATAATCATTCATGTTCATGTGAAAAAGCGCGAGCGCATCGAATCTTGGATAAATAGTACGATCGAAAAACGAAATCTGTAGATAAGAAAGATTACAAAGAAAGTTATAAACTGCTGATCCCTTTCTATCTTTCTAGTCTTGTCCAGAAGCAACTTGATGTCGTACATTTCAAAGAAAAGGGAATCAGTCGAGTCATCAGGTCTTTGTTGCTGGCCTAACCAGCCCTAACCCAGACCCACTTCCCAAATGCTTGAAATCCTTAGCTTCGAGATGATCTCCATGACCAGCGAATCCCGTCCCTCCTTTCTCAAGGTTCACCAAGTTTCTCTCTTTACAGGGTTTGTTGCAGACGAGACAAACCTTATCAACCACAACAAACTTCTCGGCACATTTCTTGCAGTAGACATGCCCACAGGAGCTGATAGCCGAGAGAGCCAGAGTGTTGGTAAGGGTGACCTTGCAGCTCGGGCAGATATAAGTTTGATCCAGAGAGCTCGAGCTCTTCGTGTCGCTGCTGTCCTCTGAGAAATGGATCGGGAAGAGGGACTTGAGCTTCAGCTTCTCCTTGCCTTCCGGGCAGATTGTACTGGTCAATGGGGCATCCACCTTCATAGGCGCTTCTGGAGTTGCAGAAGGGAGCCAAAATGCTTTCATCGTACGGAGGGCTTCCGCTTCATAAGAAGTAGCCTTCACACTGTTCGCCCCGTGAAAGCCATTCTTGTCTCGGCCATGGCTTCTGTCACTCGACTGAGGAACCGCACCGTGGTTCTGCTGATCAAACGCTTCAAGCTCTCGGGCTTTTTGCATTATCagcttctcttcttcctcgtcTTTCTCCTGCTTCTGCTGAGCAGCGTATGCGGCTAACTTCCTGTCATCATTAGAGCAAGTTTTTAGAGCAATCCAAGCAGTTAAATCTAGGGTTAACAAATCTCTGATTACTCTGAACCATGGAATTGAACAATCACCAATCGAGTATCGGACATGGAAATCCATCACTATCATGAAACCAGACAACCATCCCTGCATTGATACAGCCCGGAACTCGCAATTTCCTATCATATTTCATTCCCAGCAGAATCAAAAACTCGCCACCGATACAGCTGATGCAAATTTCAAAACTTTGTGTACAAAAACCAAAATTCAACCCAGCGAGCACATCCAACCGACCGCAATTGGACAGAACATCAGGGGAAAAGCAAACAACCTCAAGAATTCCGTAGGGAAAACCAATCGAACCTTTGGATGTCCTTCTTCTGAGCCAAGAGACACTCGAGGATGCACTCTTTGCAGAAGACGTGGCCCTTCTGGCAGCACATGGGGTCGATGAAGGGCTTGAGGCAAAGGCAGCAGGCGTCGAAGGGCTTGATCGAGTCTTTGCCGAGCCTCTCCCTCTGGGTCCCGTACCCGAGCTTCCGCTTCTCATCGTACGTGAAGAAGGCGAGGTCATTGTTGTTCTTCGAGTGCCTCTGAGGCATTGTGCTTTCCCCTCTTCTGGATCGATCGGATCAAATCGGAGGAGTCAATCGGAGCAGAGCAATAAAACCCTAATCCTTATGGAATTGAGCTGAGGGATAATTGCTCTCGAAACGTTTCTTTCTTTACTGCGTGTTCTTGTCGGTTAATTTAGGCAAACAGGTCCTTCCTTTTTAAAAATCTTCCGTTTTAGTCCTTGAACTTTAATGTTTCGTTTGATTttgcagttaaaatcacaaaattttaactttaactttaactcaacacactacacagcaaaaattttacatttctcaagtaaaaaattttaactttaactttaactttaactcaacacactacataatcatttgttattttccacaatcaaaatcaaaattactttaactctgaaaccaaacgcaccaatTAATGTTTTCTAATGCGATCCATAAACTccaatatcttttttttctctaaacGAACGGTCCAATCAGACCATCTACGCCGGTTAGAGCACGTCCAAAAAATTTACTTTCCACATGTTCCCAAGAGCTaataccttttctttttttatatacgGTTACCGACGACTAATACTGTAAGAATAAAGGGACACACTCTTATTACATAAAACTAATCTCTAATTGTTATACATTCATTTTATTTGTCTCGTTGAAATTCATCTATCTTGATATTTTCTGATGACACTACGAGGTGTTTTCAACATATtgatcaaaattaattatcgTTCAAGCATCCCTGATATTTTAACCATTACAAAAGAAATTCTCAATTTCACccgaaagtttttttttctttttgacagAACTCACGGCCATAATTTTATCTTTGTAATTTTCGTGGCCTTCACCAGCctaaattttgataaaaacGCGTACCACCAATATTCCTATATATTGACTTCTCTGAGTTCTAAGTTAGTTTATTTGCATGGACAACATCCGAAAACAGCTACATATTGTTTCGGGTAACGTTTTGGATTGGACAAGAAATAACAGCTATATATTGTTTCCGATGCGCTAATGGTCGGATAAACTCGACCGACTGAAAACTATCGGGACAGAGACTCATTCAACTCTTGCAACAACAAAAATGGAATTTGCTAAGGTCGGAAGTCATTCGATTCGGTGAGAACATAAATGGATGAATAATTATAgtacaagaaaaaagaaaaaaagaaacccaTTAAGGAAAAAGAGAGGCATTAGAAGCAGACCAGAACAGTGGAAAACAAGCCCCGAGTCAACGCCAAGGAAGGAGCAATGGCCTTTCTTGCAGCCTTTTCCTTTgttccttaatatatatatatgcatatatacaacATATACATACACGCCTGCTTTTCCATCCTTTCTTTCCCGTCACAGCGAAGACTTCCACAACAGTTCATAGGATcgcaaaaatatatatataaaacctGAATTCTCTCACAGCACCCTTTCGATGATTCCTTCTTCTGggatttataatatatttctttaaaaatttcgTGATTTTGGGTGCTGTTTATATGCAGCTTCCCTTTTGGAAAAGGTCTTGATTGATTGTTCACTCTTATCATCCTCTTCTACCCCCGTTCACCCTCACACCCCATCTTATTCAAATTGCTTGTTCAAGCTGACGAAGGAGAACAAGAATTGCAAGCTTCTTCTGATTGGTCGGGGTAAGTAAGACCAGGTCCTTCTGAGGTCGACCCTTGATTCTTTAGGGTTTGATCTTTTTTCAGCCTGTAGTGATGGAGCTCGTGATTTGATGGTGCAGCTTCTTTCGAGGTTTGGGACGTGGGTTTGATGCAGAAATTTCGATTGGAGCTGGAATTTTTGTGAAAGTCGGTGACTTTTTTGCTCCACGAGTTGGAGTTCGAGGTGGAGAACTTCCATGGATAAGTTATGCTGTTTCAACGGTTCCAATCCTCAGGTAGGAGATACGGCTTTTAGCTTTCTGCGGTTTTGAATCAAAAGCTGCACCGTTGTGGTCCCGCTGCTTTAGCCGAGGCTCTAACCAGAGATACTGTTTAATTGCCTGCTTGtcaaacatattattattagtcCGGCCTTAAGGTGTTTCGGAGGTTTCGATTTAGATGTTTCTTCGGTGTTGTATGCGATTGTAATCAATCCTGTGATTCGAGACTGAGTGTGAATGGGCTGATGGGTAGTTGATCCCCTTTGAACCAGACTTTCTGCTGGAATTATCTTGTGGAGGTTGTACTGAATTTGTGCCCCTTCACCTGACTTGGATATTCCCAGTTCTTTCTGGGGATGGCCGCCTGTGATCCAAGGCTTCTCTTTTTGTTCTGTATTCTTGAATATCAAGTTACTAGTTAATACTGCTTTGTACATGCTGCCTTCTCGATTTGTATAATTTGTtccaatcattttttttctggcCTGTTGAAATTCGGATTTAAACTATTTCAAATCTTAAAGCATGTATTTTCATGGCTTATGTAATCGGGTGCTTAGTTGTGTTGAGTACGTTTTTGGTCTCCAAGTCTCTCTTTCTAGTTTACTTCGCTCTGTCTCGTTAGGTTCTTCCCTAGTTTCTTGCTTTTGTTGCTTTGTGTTTCTTGAATCATATGGTACCCAAAAGGTCATTTGTTGAATCTCACATTCTTATCTTTAGCCTGTTGGAGGGAAATCATCTTCTGCCTCGGGTAAGGGAAGAAGCCACGAGGGAAGCATCAAGTATGGGTTCAGCCTAGTTAAAGGCAAAGCTAATCATCCCATGGAGGATTATCATGTAGCGAAGTTTGTGCAGAAACAAGGTCGCGAACTCGGCCTCTTTGCCATTTATGATGGCCATTTGGGTGATAGCGTGCCTGCTTACCTACAGAAGCATCTCTTTTCCAATATTCTAAAGGAGGTGAGGGTTTTACTAAAATTGATCGTGCATGATCCTAATATTTCAAGGTTGAAACAGGGACTTGGAAGCTGAGAGAGGTGGTTGCCTGTAAATTCCGGAAAATGGATCCTTTGTCGTTGTCTGAAGTTCATAAGCAGAActggaaattttattttatgataattGGGCTGTCGATATAAGTCAAAACTTTTGTCCCAAGAGTGCCCTTTTTTTTGCTTAATAAAAGCAGGTGCAGAGGATCTctatccttttttctttcttttttggctgAGAAGAGGATCTCTATCCTTTACCTAATTCCTCGCATGTGTAATGAAATTCTCATGTAGCCTCTAGGATCCTATCAAAATTTGGTAAAACGTATGGCCATCACTGAATGATCCAAAATCCTAGCCCTTTCTCCAATGAAGTTCTGCATTCTTTCTTTATACCTATCCTGACAATTGTGTGTATGTGTAATCTGCTAATTTGACTGGTACAGGAAGAGTTCTGGGTCAACCCTGTTGGGTCCATCTCTAAAGCATATCAGATGACAGACAAGTCGATCCTCTCTCATAGCTCTGACCTGGGCCATGGGGGATCCACTGCTGTGACTGCGATTATTGTAAACGGCCGAAGCCTCTGGGTTGCTAATGTTGGAGATTCGAGAGCAGTTCTTTCAAAAGGGGGTCAAGCTATACAGATGAGCATAGACCATGAGCCAAGTACAGAGCGAGGCAGCATCGAAGATAGAGGCGGCTTCGTATCAAATATGCCAGGTTCTTTCTTGAAACTATCTCATAGTTAATTTAGCTTGTAATTTTTATGTTGGCTTCTTAAACGGTTCAAGTATTTGCTTCAAGTTCATATTATGAGTTAAAGCACACTTGTTGAGAAGTTCAGGAGCCCATTATATCTCTGTGATTCTTTGGGTTTTGCTCGAAGTGGGGATCAAAAACCTTTCAGCTTATTGGAGATCTGGTTAGGTCAAGAATTGATGATGGTAATTGCATGTTGCCAGGAGATGTCCCAAGAGTTAATGGGCAGCTTGCAGTTTCTCGTGCTTTCGGAGATAAGGGTCTGAAAACGCATCTCCGCTCTGATCCAGACATTCAAACTGCTGATATTGACGGCACCACTGATCTCTTAATCATTGCAAGTGATGGTCTCTGGAAGGTAATACCTTCCACCTCTGAAACTCAaagacatttttcttttttcttttaccgCTCGAAAGTTGTCCCGgttttccatttccttttctGGAAAATGGTTTGGAAAACCGAATACAAAAATGTCATATTGCCCTCCAAAGTAAATTatgaaaacatgcaaaactCGTTTCTGCTGTGCCATGTTTCCTCAGGTGATGGAGAATCAAGAGGCAGTCGAGATTGCAAGAAAGATCAAAGACCCGCATATGGCAGCGAAGCAGTTAACAGCCGAGGCACTTCAGAGAGACAGTAAAGATGATATATCCTGCATTGTTGTTAGATTCAGAGGATAAAAAAAGGGTGACATACACTTGAGCATAAAACGTATATATTTCGTAATAAGAATGATGGATTGAACTGAGGAGAGGTATGTTCGTGGTCGTGGAAGGATTACGGGACTgctgaaggaagaagaagtagGATTTGAATGAGTGGAGTAGTTTCTGGTGTAAATGTTTTTGCTGAAGCTTTGTTCGTTGTGCCTGCTCTCTTGGTTTATTTTGTTCCGatatttatatgatatatttcttttaaattctGAATAATAATTTGCATCGCCTCAGTTTGTAAATGACCAACTCCTATGTTTTTTGTTTCACTGTGGTTGGAGGAAGTACTGTCGGAGTGATTCGGGATTTTTCCGATCATCTTGTCTTCATGGAAATACGCAGAGATAGAGCTTGGGAATAAATGATTTTGATGAACGTGGATGATCTCTCCTAGTCGGGAGAAGACAGTTGCGGATTTGTGATTTTGACAATGATTTGTACGATCCGTATCTTTGAGTACCCGATTAATGTGCTTGTATATGGT
This genomic window contains:
- the LOC116192100 gene encoding probable protein phosphatase 2C 9, whose protein sequence is MDKLCCFNGSNPQPVGGKSSSASGKGRSHEGSIKYGFSLVKGKANHPMEDYHVAKFVQKQGRELGLFAIYDGHLGDSVPAYLQKHLFSNILKEEEFWVNPVGSISKAYQMTDKSILSHSSDLGHGGSTAVTAIIVNGRSLWVANVGDSRAVLSKGGQAIQMSIDHEPSTERGSIEDRGGFVSNMPGDVPRVNGQLAVSRAFGDKGLKTHLRSDPDIQTADIDGTTDLLIIASDGLWKVMENQEAVEIARKIKDPHMAAKQLTAEALQRDSKDDISCIVVRFRG
- the LOC116192762 gene encoding E3 ubiquitin-protein ligase CSU1; the protein is MPQRHSKNNNDLAFFTYDEKRKLGYGTQRERLGKDSIKPFDACCLCLKPFIDPMCCQKGHVFCKECILECLLAQKKDIQRKLAAYAAQQKQEKDEEEEKLIMQKARELEAFDQQNHGAVPQSSDRSHGRDKNGFHGANSVKATSYEAEALRTMKAFWLPSATPEAPMKVDAPLTSTICPEGKEKLKLKSLFPIHFSEDSSDTKSSSSLDQTYICPSCKVTLTNTLALSAISSCGHVYCKKCAEKFVVVDKVCLVCNKPCKERNLVNLEKGGTGFAGHGDHLEAKDFKHLGSGSGLGLVRPATKT
- the LOC116192645 gene encoding nodulin-26-like gives rise to the protein MDSSPSITIVSPKHELPTNHSIMEEVKRNRPRPHKLSSAAIALPSNFQKLVAELVGTYVLIFAGCGAALVNQIQSLTIVGIGLVWGLVLMVMIYAVGHISGGHFNPAVTISLAASRQLSWKLTPMYILCQFLGAMGASLTLRALFHGPDSNIKAMATQYKDTTTDLEAIAWEFIITFFLVFTICGVATDPRASKGSSGAAIGGTVMFNVMIAGPITGASMNPARSVGPAIVSGEYKNLWVFMVSPVVGGLAAALVYGILREPQTERDDETTNQCYQNRTG